One part of the Epinephelus fuscoguttatus linkage group LG12, E.fuscoguttatus.final_Chr_v1 genome encodes these proteins:
- the uimc1 gene encoding BRCA1-A complex subunit RAP80 isoform X2, producing MRGRRGQLSSSSSSSSVSQEQPRMARRKQVLKDASDIPTGSQQIDENSQEDEALDNQDETDELSLSLLTSTREKRKKERANKSKPKEMTEEEMMDLALRLSEQEASVTALRLQQEEEAMMKAIQESMVSQTQLCPQNLLVDAEASLRINSRRKLLYSSGKTSSVVDQGTSDDVCTPDIDLDRGAKRTGDESNDRNKKRKRKEGSPLLEMPDLSQTQKIYSQASPCSSECVLVPPDSPQSCDSTQIDDCQLRKSPVFPSAGCKAEVLIPRLNPDLLDTCKTLGFVLCSQDSLTTSQKSPPAQPKSPTFPKSPKCSSNHTLSKSPVFSETDQGDDGETQLSPEYFKSPVFGKNTQHEKSSSACKAQDSVCNSGFMFSSQESLTPSVRSTSCRPKSPVFPRSTGNCKNLPLSEKSATCNSPVFSETDVEQTEQSSDRCTSPVFDGTPQQQQKNHLDEQQHCVSPSACLGSASKGNSTTTSDSSQSLRQDSKTAHNQDVGFTKSSQSDGAEEPNEEHKYTNSAEMELTSDMTLHWSEDDDDVTPVGSPSPVFPEERPVHRAESQAASLNHVTAASPGTNCRPSSSSMSAPSGEPAGGSTVHYYWGVPFCPQGLDPDKYTQVILAQMEVYEKSLKQAQRCLLRKAEWGEAVMPQPEKSPSPESPAEESQLLIPRRRGLKLRGRKLCDAADSPAAEAEEEEEDKKDEEEVEERESKEEEQKEEEKRGEGQVDTDDCEVCPETQLSDNDDDRTQDLMIDTDTGAKLGFQTDCKKSPELPEVEMILQDDSPAGNQLQEEEEMEVEVDAPEDRKMKGNIPISSSDAGEQHAREEEVEEEDLDVEEIKDRVLPRSTSPELEPATVPQSPETKVDCPICQGSFPVMEIEMHAAYCDGEVAVVDERRPENNCFQASLKPRRKRTRRAEATAEETEEPPNTGKNPEKCYVCQKAVPLREYSRHTELCIQRRASKTAARGNLLTALEQTESRDSEAGPSGSKLQPGDVIDLRDDDDDEEEDKTEEGGVSAFRISNSPIRSFTPISEATDCLIDFKKQQRVKKLRQRRR from the exons atgagaggaagaagaggacaattatcatcatcatcatcatcatcatca GTTTCTCAGGAGCAGCCCAGAATGGCTCGGAGGAAGCAAGTACTCAAGGATGCCAGCGACATTCCCACTGGAAGCCAACAGattgacgaaaactcacagGAGGACGAAGCTCTCGATAACCAAGATGAGACT GACGAGCTCTCACTATCACTTCTGACGTCAACAAGAGAAAAACGCAAGAAAGAGAGGGCAAACAAATCCAAACCCAAAG AGATGACAGAAGAGGAGATGATGGACTTGGCTCTGCGTCTGAGTGAACAGGAAGCCAGCGTTACTGCGCTCAGACTGCAGCAAGAGGAAGAGGCCATGATGAAAGCCATACAAGAGAGT ATGGTCAGCCAGACACAACTGTGCCCACAGAACTTGCTTGTCGATGCTGAAGCTTCTCTCAGGATCAACTCTCGACGGAAACTCTTGTACTCAAGCGGGAAGACATCGTCTGTCGTCGATCAAGGAACATCAGACGATGTCTGCACACCAGACATTGACCTGGACAGAG GAGCAAAAAGAACTGGAGATGAAAGTAATGACAGGAATAAAAAGCggaaaaggaaagaaggaagtcCTCTGCTGGAGATGCCGGACTTGTCACAGACTCAGAAAATCTACTCTCAGGCCTCACCCTGCAGCTCCGAGTGTGTCTTGGTGCCTCCGGACTCACCGCAGAGCTGTGACTCAACCCAGATCGACGACTGTCAGCTCCGTAAGTCTCCCGTCTTCCCCTCCGCTGGCTGCAAAGCTGAGGTTCTCATCCCCCGGCTAAACCCGGACCTACTGGACACCTGCAAGACCTTGGGGTTTGTGTTGTGCTCTCAGGACAGTTTGACCACGTCTCAAAAGTCTCCACCTGCTCAACCCAAGAGCCCAACATTTCCCAAAAGTCCCAAATGCTCCAGTAACCACACTTTGTCTAAGAGTCCCGTCTTCTCAGAGACTGATCAGGGAGATGATGGAGAGACGCAGCTGAGTCCtgagtattttaaaagtccggtaTTTGGCAAAAATACTCAGCATGAGAAGTCCTCAAGTGCCTGCAAAGCCCAAGACAGTGTCTGTAACTCAGGGTTCATGTTCTCTTCTCAGGAGAGTTTAACCCCCTCTGTGAGGTCCACGTCCTGTCGGCCCAAGAGTCCAGTGTTCCCAAGAAGCACCGGCAATTGCAAaaacctccctctctctgaaaaGTCAGCCACCTGCAACAGTCCTGTATTCTCAGAGACTGATGTAGAACAGACTGAGCAGAGTAGTGACCGTTGTACAAGCCCCGTGTTCGACGGGactccacaacaacaacaaaagaatcATCTTGATGAGCAGCAACactgtgtaagtccctcagcATGTCTCGGTTCAGCCAGCAAAGGGAATTCAACCACTACCAGTGATTCTTCTCAGAGTCTGAGGCAG GACAGCAAGACTGCTCACAATCAAGATGTCGGGTTTACCAAGTCATCTCAGTCAG ATGGTGCAGAGGAGCCAAATGaagaacacaaatacacaaactcaGCTGAGATGGAGCTGACCAGCGATATGACGCTACACTGGTCAGAAGACGATGATGATGTCACG CCGGTGGGCTCACCCAGCCCAGTCTTCCCAGAGGAAAGACCCGTTCATCGGGCAGAGAGCCAGGCTGCCTCCCTGAACCATGTGACTGCAGCTTCTCCAGGGACGAACTGCAG accttcctcctcttccatgTCTGCCCCGTCTGGGGAGCCTGCAGGCGGGTCAACGGTGCACTACTACTGGGGGGTTCCCTTCTGTCCACAAGGCCTTGACCCAGATAAATACACGCAG GTGATCCTGGCTCAGATGGAAGTGTATGAGAAGAGTCTAAAGCAGGCTCAGAGGTGTCTGCTGAGGAAGGCTGAGTGGGGGGAGGCCGTCATGCCACAGCCGGAG AAATCTCCTTCACCTGAGTCGCCTGCTGAAGAATCTCAACTCCTCATTCCTCGAAG GCGAGGTCTCAAACTGAGAGGCAGAAAACTGTGTGACGCAGCAGATAGTCCTGCAGctgaggcagaggaagaggaagaagacaagaaggatgaagaggaagtggaggaaagagagagcaaagaggaagagcagaaggaggaggagaagaggggagAAGGGCAGGTGGATACTGATGACTGTGAGGTTTGTCCAG AAACCCAACTGAGTGACAACGATGACGACAGGACGCAAGATCTGATGATAGACACGGACACTGGAGCAAAG TTGGGATTTCAGACTGACTGTAAAAAGAGTCCAGAGCTGCCGGAGGTCGAGATGATTCTTCAAGATGATTCTCCAGCCGGGAatcagctgcaggaggaggaggagatggaggtggaggtggatg ccccagaggacAGAAAGATGAAAGGAAACATCCCCATTAGCAGCAGCGATGCTGGAGAGCAACATGCTAGAGAAGAGGAGGTCGAGGAGGAGGATCTAGACGTGGAGGAGATAAAGGATCGAGTGCTTCCAAGGTCGACTTCTCCTGAACTGGAACCAGCCACTGTCCCTCAGagccctgaaaccaaagtggaCTGTCCCATCTGTCAGGGGTCCTTCCCTGTGATGGAGATCGAGATGCACGCTGCGTACTGCGATGGCGAGGTGGCCGTTGTTGATGAGAGGAGGCCCGAGAACAACTGCTTCCAAG CGTCACTGAAGCCTCGTAGGAAGAGAACAAGGAGAGCAGAGGCGACCGCTGAAGAGACTGAAGAACCCCCCAACACTGGCAA GAACCCGGAGAAATGTTACGTCTGTCAGAAAGCTGTTCCTCTGAGAGAGTACAGCCGCCACACAGAACTCTGCATCCAGCGGCGGGCATCAAAGACTGCAGCA AGGGGAAATCTGCTGACGGCTCTTGAGCAAACTGAGAGCAGAGATTCAG AGGCCGGGCCGTCTGGATCCAAACTCCAACCAGG AGATGTCATTGATCTGcgggatgatgatgacgatgaagAGGAGGACAAGACGGAGGAGGGCGGGGTTTCAGCGTTCAGGATCAGTAACTCTCCCATAAGATCCTTTACTCCGATCTCGGAGGCCACCGACTGCCTTATTGACTTCAAAAAACAGCAGCGAGTCAAGAAGCTGCGCCAAAGACGAAGATGA
- the uimc1 gene encoding BRCA1-A complex subunit RAP80 isoform X1: MRGRRGQLSSSSSSSSSVSQEQPRMARRKQVLKDASDIPTGSQQIDENSQEDEALDNQDETDELSLSLLTSTREKRKKERANKSKPKEMTEEEMMDLALRLSEQEASVTALRLQQEEEAMMKAIQESMVSQTQLCPQNLLVDAEASLRINSRRKLLYSSGKTSSVVDQGTSDDVCTPDIDLDRGAKRTGDESNDRNKKRKRKEGSPLLEMPDLSQTQKIYSQASPCSSECVLVPPDSPQSCDSTQIDDCQLRKSPVFPSAGCKAEVLIPRLNPDLLDTCKTLGFVLCSQDSLTTSQKSPPAQPKSPTFPKSPKCSSNHTLSKSPVFSETDQGDDGETQLSPEYFKSPVFGKNTQHEKSSSACKAQDSVCNSGFMFSSQESLTPSVRSTSCRPKSPVFPRSTGNCKNLPLSEKSATCNSPVFSETDVEQTEQSSDRCTSPVFDGTPQQQQKNHLDEQQHCVSPSACLGSASKGNSTTTSDSSQSLRQDSKTAHNQDVGFTKSSQSDGAEEPNEEHKYTNSAEMELTSDMTLHWSEDDDDVTPVGSPSPVFPEERPVHRAESQAASLNHVTAASPGTNCRPSSSSMSAPSGEPAGGSTVHYYWGVPFCPQGLDPDKYTQVILAQMEVYEKSLKQAQRCLLRKAEWGEAVMPQPEKSPSPESPAEESQLLIPRRRGLKLRGRKLCDAADSPAAEAEEEEEDKKDEEEVEERESKEEEQKEEEKRGEGQVDTDDCEVCPETQLSDNDDDRTQDLMIDTDTGAKLGFQTDCKKSPELPEVEMILQDDSPAGNQLQEEEEMEVEVDAPEDRKMKGNIPISSSDAGEQHAREEEVEEEDLDVEEIKDRVLPRSTSPELEPATVPQSPETKVDCPICQGSFPVMEIEMHAAYCDGEVAVVDERRPENNCFQASLKPRRKRTRRAEATAEETEEPPNTGKNPEKCYVCQKAVPLREYSRHTELCIQRRASKTAARGNLLTALEQTESRDSEAGPSGSKLQPGDVIDLRDDDDDEEEDKTEEGGVSAFRISNSPIRSFTPISEATDCLIDFKKQQRVKKLRQRRR, from the exons atgagaggaagaagaggacaattatcatcatcatcatcatcatcatcatcag TTTCTCAGGAGCAGCCCAGAATGGCTCGGAGGAAGCAAGTACTCAAGGATGCCAGCGACATTCCCACTGGAAGCCAACAGattgacgaaaactcacagGAGGACGAAGCTCTCGATAACCAAGATGAGACT GACGAGCTCTCACTATCACTTCTGACGTCAACAAGAGAAAAACGCAAGAAAGAGAGGGCAAACAAATCCAAACCCAAAG AGATGACAGAAGAGGAGATGATGGACTTGGCTCTGCGTCTGAGTGAACAGGAAGCCAGCGTTACTGCGCTCAGACTGCAGCAAGAGGAAGAGGCCATGATGAAAGCCATACAAGAGAGT ATGGTCAGCCAGACACAACTGTGCCCACAGAACTTGCTTGTCGATGCTGAAGCTTCTCTCAGGATCAACTCTCGACGGAAACTCTTGTACTCAAGCGGGAAGACATCGTCTGTCGTCGATCAAGGAACATCAGACGATGTCTGCACACCAGACATTGACCTGGACAGAG GAGCAAAAAGAACTGGAGATGAAAGTAATGACAGGAATAAAAAGCggaaaaggaaagaaggaagtcCTCTGCTGGAGATGCCGGACTTGTCACAGACTCAGAAAATCTACTCTCAGGCCTCACCCTGCAGCTCCGAGTGTGTCTTGGTGCCTCCGGACTCACCGCAGAGCTGTGACTCAACCCAGATCGACGACTGTCAGCTCCGTAAGTCTCCCGTCTTCCCCTCCGCTGGCTGCAAAGCTGAGGTTCTCATCCCCCGGCTAAACCCGGACCTACTGGACACCTGCAAGACCTTGGGGTTTGTGTTGTGCTCTCAGGACAGTTTGACCACGTCTCAAAAGTCTCCACCTGCTCAACCCAAGAGCCCAACATTTCCCAAAAGTCCCAAATGCTCCAGTAACCACACTTTGTCTAAGAGTCCCGTCTTCTCAGAGACTGATCAGGGAGATGATGGAGAGACGCAGCTGAGTCCtgagtattttaaaagtccggtaTTTGGCAAAAATACTCAGCATGAGAAGTCCTCAAGTGCCTGCAAAGCCCAAGACAGTGTCTGTAACTCAGGGTTCATGTTCTCTTCTCAGGAGAGTTTAACCCCCTCTGTGAGGTCCACGTCCTGTCGGCCCAAGAGTCCAGTGTTCCCAAGAAGCACCGGCAATTGCAAaaacctccctctctctgaaaaGTCAGCCACCTGCAACAGTCCTGTATTCTCAGAGACTGATGTAGAACAGACTGAGCAGAGTAGTGACCGTTGTACAAGCCCCGTGTTCGACGGGactccacaacaacaacaaaagaatcATCTTGATGAGCAGCAACactgtgtaagtccctcagcATGTCTCGGTTCAGCCAGCAAAGGGAATTCAACCACTACCAGTGATTCTTCTCAGAGTCTGAGGCAG GACAGCAAGACTGCTCACAATCAAGATGTCGGGTTTACCAAGTCATCTCAGTCAG ATGGTGCAGAGGAGCCAAATGaagaacacaaatacacaaactcaGCTGAGATGGAGCTGACCAGCGATATGACGCTACACTGGTCAGAAGACGATGATGATGTCACG CCGGTGGGCTCACCCAGCCCAGTCTTCCCAGAGGAAAGACCCGTTCATCGGGCAGAGAGCCAGGCTGCCTCCCTGAACCATGTGACTGCAGCTTCTCCAGGGACGAACTGCAG accttcctcctcttccatgTCTGCCCCGTCTGGGGAGCCTGCAGGCGGGTCAACGGTGCACTACTACTGGGGGGTTCCCTTCTGTCCACAAGGCCTTGACCCAGATAAATACACGCAG GTGATCCTGGCTCAGATGGAAGTGTATGAGAAGAGTCTAAAGCAGGCTCAGAGGTGTCTGCTGAGGAAGGCTGAGTGGGGGGAGGCCGTCATGCCACAGCCGGAG AAATCTCCTTCACCTGAGTCGCCTGCTGAAGAATCTCAACTCCTCATTCCTCGAAG GCGAGGTCTCAAACTGAGAGGCAGAAAACTGTGTGACGCAGCAGATAGTCCTGCAGctgaggcagaggaagaggaagaagacaagaaggatgaagaggaagtggaggaaagagagagcaaagaggaagagcagaaggaggaggagaagaggggagAAGGGCAGGTGGATACTGATGACTGTGAGGTTTGTCCAG AAACCCAACTGAGTGACAACGATGACGACAGGACGCAAGATCTGATGATAGACACGGACACTGGAGCAAAG TTGGGATTTCAGACTGACTGTAAAAAGAGTCCAGAGCTGCCGGAGGTCGAGATGATTCTTCAAGATGATTCTCCAGCCGGGAatcagctgcaggaggaggaggagatggaggtggaggtggatg ccccagaggacAGAAAGATGAAAGGAAACATCCCCATTAGCAGCAGCGATGCTGGAGAGCAACATGCTAGAGAAGAGGAGGTCGAGGAGGAGGATCTAGACGTGGAGGAGATAAAGGATCGAGTGCTTCCAAGGTCGACTTCTCCTGAACTGGAACCAGCCACTGTCCCTCAGagccctgaaaccaaagtggaCTGTCCCATCTGTCAGGGGTCCTTCCCTGTGATGGAGATCGAGATGCACGCTGCGTACTGCGATGGCGAGGTGGCCGTTGTTGATGAGAGGAGGCCCGAGAACAACTGCTTCCAAG CGTCACTGAAGCCTCGTAGGAAGAGAACAAGGAGAGCAGAGGCGACCGCTGAAGAGACTGAAGAACCCCCCAACACTGGCAA GAACCCGGAGAAATGTTACGTCTGTCAGAAAGCTGTTCCTCTGAGAGAGTACAGCCGCCACACAGAACTCTGCATCCAGCGGCGGGCATCAAAGACTGCAGCA AGGGGAAATCTGCTGACGGCTCTTGAGCAAACTGAGAGCAGAGATTCAG AGGCCGGGCCGTCTGGATCCAAACTCCAACCAGG AGATGTCATTGATCTGcgggatgatgatgacgatgaagAGGAGGACAAGACGGAGGAGGGCGGGGTTTCAGCGTTCAGGATCAGTAACTCTCCCATAAGATCCTTTACTCCGATCTCGGAGGCCACCGACTGCCTTATTGACTTCAAAAAACAGCAGCGAGTCAAGAAGCTGCGCCAAAGACGAAGATGA